The Streptomyces sp. NBC_00775 genome includes the window ATGCGGACCTACTTGCGGCAGGCCCGCGAGGCCGGAGAGGTCACCGCGACGACACCGGACGAACCCGTCATCGACACCCTGCTGGCGACCCTCATGGGGTTCCAGATCAACGCCCTGCTCGCTCCGCACACCACCGGAGCCCGGCGGCAGGAAGCGGTCCTCGAAGGGCTCCTCGGCACGCTCGCCTGAGCCTCGCGTCCCCGGTGGTGTCAGTTCTCCCCGACGGCGAGCACGATCTTGCCCCGGTTGTCGCGCCGCTCCAGGCGCTCGTGGGCCGCGCGCGCCCGGTCCAGCGGCAGCACGGTCTCCACCGGTACGCGGTAGGTGCCGGCCGCGACCCGATCGGCCAACTCCCGCAGATCCTCGCGGGGGTCGTAGCCGTGGATCTGCAGATTGGTGAGCTGGAAGCCGAGGACGGCCACGTTCTTGGGGTAGAAGTCGCGGGTGTCGATCGTGCTCGGCTCCAGCGCGACATTGGCGAGGGCCACCACCCGCCCGCCGTGCCCGATCTCGCGCAGGCTTCGCCCGAAGGCGCGGCCACCGACGGTGTCGAGCACGACGTCCGCGCCGCGCCCCTCGGTCAGCCGGAGCACCTCGTCGACCTCGGCGTCGTCGGGGTGCGCGGAGGTGTCGAGGGTGACGTGGGCGCCCAGTTCCGCGGCCCAGGCGGTCTTCTCCGGTGAACCGGCGACCGCGATGACCCGGGCGCCGGTCTCGGCGGCGATCTGCACCGCCGCGCTGCCGACCCCGCTCGCGGCGGCCTTCACCACCACGGTGTCGTCCTTGGTCACCTTGGCCAGGTGGCGCAGGCAGTACCAGGCGGAGAGCCAGGCGACGGGCAGGGCCGCGGCCTCCGTCAGTTCCACGCCGTCCGGCAGGACGGTCACCTGCGTGGCCGGTACGACGGCGAACTCGGCATAGAAACCGGGGGCGTTGACGCCGTCCAGGGCCATGACCCGTTGCCCGACGCGGAGGCCGGTCACGCCCTCCCCCACCGCGGCGACGATGCCGGCCGCCTCGACGCCGGGGATCAGCGGCGGCCGTCCGGCCCGGTGGTAGAGCCCGGCGCGGACCAGCGCGTCCGCCCGGTTCACGCCCGCCGCCACGACCTTCACCAGCACCTGGCCGGGCCCGGCGACGGGGTCGGGCACCTCCACCGGCACCAGCACCTCGGGCCCGCCGAACTCATCGATCCGCACCGCACGCATTTCCCTACCCGCTCTCTCATGGCGACGCCGGATACCGCTCCCCACCCGGGAGCGGTGACACCGGTTCAACTGGTGTCACCATGCGACACCCCATGAACCAGTGTCAAGCGCTAAGCTCGGGTCATGACCAGTCCCGCCCCCGACCCGATGTCGGCGTTCCCCTTCATCGGCGGCCGCCCGTGCCTGAACTTCGTCGCCACGCTCGGCAGACGCCACGGCGACACCCCCTTCGAGCGGCTCCCCGACACCGGCGCCCTCGCCCGCTGGATCGCCGAGGCGGACCTGCGAGCCGGGGCCGACGACGCGCCGGCGCGGGTCACCGAGGGCGATCTGGCGTACGCCCGCACCCTGCGCGAGGCCCTCTACCGCCTCGTACGCACCGCGATGGACTCGGCCGCCCCGGACCCGGCCGATGTCGCTCAGGTCAACGAAGCGGCCGCCCGTCCCGACCTCGCTCCCCAGCTCGGCGAGGGGGACGACGGCCCGCGGTCGCCCCTGCGGTGGAAGGCCGCAGATCCCGCCCCGGCGGCCCTGGCGACCGTGGCCCGGGATGCCGTTCTCCTGGTCGCCAGTCCCCTGCTGGCCAGGGTCAAGGAGTGCGAGAACCCCGGCTGCTCGCTGCTCTTCCTGGACGACTCCCAGGCCCGCCGCCGCCGCTGGTGCTCCATGGACCGCTGCGGCAACCTCGCGAAGGTGGCCGGTTACCGGTCCCGCA containing:
- a CDS encoding quinone oxidoreductase family protein, producing the protein MRAVRIDEFGGPEVLVPVEVPDPVAGPGQVLVKVVAAGVNRADALVRAGLYHRAGRPPLIPGVEAAGIVAAVGEGVTGLRVGQRVMALDGVNAPGFYAEFAVVPATQVTVLPDGVELTEAAALPVAWLSAWYCLRHLAKVTKDDTVVVKAAASGVGSAAVQIAAETGARVIAVAGSPEKTAWAAELGAHVTLDTSAHPDDAEVDEVLRLTEGRGADVVLDTVGGRAFGRSLREIGHGGRVVALANVALEPSTIDTRDFYPKNVAVLGFQLTNLQIHGYDPREDLRELADRVAAGTYRVPVETVLPLDRARAAHERLERRDNRGKIVLAVGEN
- a CDS encoding CGNR zinc finger domain-containing protein encodes the protein MTSPAPDPMSAFPFIGGRPCLNFVATLGRRHGDTPFERLPDTGALARWIAEADLRAGADDAPARVTEGDLAYARTLREALYRLVRTAMDSAAPDPADVAQVNEAAARPDLAPQLGEGDDGPRSPLRWKAADPAPAALATVARDAVLLVASPLLARVKECENPGCSLLFLDDSQARRRRWCSMDRCGNLAKVAGYRSRSRAASTR